The Tepidamorphus gemmatus sequence CACCTCGCAGGCCAGCCGCCCGCGCCGCGGAAGCTTGTCGGCCAGGAAGGTGATGCGGATGTTCTCGTTGGTGGCGAAGGCGAGCGAGGCCCCGACGAAGGTCATGAACACCAGCAGGAACACCGAGAATTCCTCGGTGAAGGCATACGAGACGTTGGTGGCGTACCGGACGATGACATTTGCAAGCGAGATCAGGCAGATCAGCCCCATCGCCACGGCACCCAATGCCCGCTCGACGGAAACCGGCACGCGCGCGTGCTCGGCGACGCCGCGCGGCGAGCCGGTCGTCTCATCGAGGTTGATGCCGCTGTCGGCCATCGCTCCGGCCTCCTTGGGAGAGCCGGGGCGGCGGCTGAGCATCCACCCCGGCAGGATCAATCAGCGATTGGCGATCGACTGCTCGGCCATGTCGACGAGTTCGGCGCCGATCTTCGCCTTCCAGGTCTCGTAGACACCGCGGGTGGCATCGACGAATTCCTGGTGCTGCTCGGGCGTCAGTTCGACGACCTCGACACCCAGCGCCTCGACATCCCTGATCGCCGACTTGTCGTCGCCGATGAGCCCCTTGCGGGCGATCTCGATGCACAGCGCGCCCGCCTCGAGCGCCGCCTGGCGGACGATCTCCTGATCCTCCGGGGAGAATGAGTTCCAAACGTCCTGGTTGACG is a genomic window containing:
- a CDS encoding TRAP transporter small permease; amino-acid sequence: MADSGINLDETTGSPRGVAEHARVPVSVERALGAVAMGLICLISLANVIVRYATNVSYAFTEEFSVFLLVFMTFVGASLAFATNENIRITFLADKLPRRGRLACEVIAALASCLMFALIVWYGGELTWDEYRFGETSPSLGYPTWIYTIWLPILGTVILMRILGRLIATLRGRA